GCGAGGTAGCGATCGATCGCCGCGCTGTCGGCCACCGGGCCGTGACCGGGCACATAGGTCGTGCGGCGGTCCCGCCGCAGCGCACGCACCTGTCGCGTGAGCTCCGTCGGCAGCGCGTCCACGAAGTTCGGGATCATCCCGTTCCAGACCAGGTCCCCGGTGAACACCACCGACGGGTCATCCAGCTCGATGCTCACGTCACTGGTGGTGTGACCGGCGCGCGGCACGATGCGCACTCGCCGCTGTCCGAGATCGATGTCCGTCGCGGCATCCGGCGCCAGGATCAGCGCATCACGCAGCGCCGCCGTCCGCGACTCCACGGCCGGCAGGTTCTTCGCCAGCACCTGCGCGCGCGTGGCGGCGGTGGTGCAGACGCGCGTGGGGAACCCGGTCGCGATGTGCCCGTCCACGCCGTTGGCATGGTCACTGTGGTAGTGCGTGAGCACCACGTGCGTCGGCCAGCGCCCGGTGAGCTGGCGCGCCTGGGACGAGAGCCAGCGCGCGCCCTGCGACGTGAACAATCCCTCCACCACCATCACGCCGTTGCGCCCCGCGATGATGCCGCCGTTCGCGAGCGTGGTCCGGTCGCCACTGAGCGGGTCGGAGACCAGTGCCCAGGTGCCGGGCGCCACCTGCTCCAGCCGCCCCCACGGCTCCGCGGCCACCGTGACGTGGCGCGCGCGCCCGATCCACATCGCCCGCGCCGCCGCCGGTGCGCAGGCGGCCAGCGCCAGATGCGCCGCACAGCTCCCGAGAAAGCCGCGCCGCGAGGTGCCGTGACGGCCCCCGGGCTCAGGCACCGACGACCTGCTGCCGGTGCTCGAGGATGCGCGCCGTGATCAGGTCACCGTGGAACCGGCCGTTCTCGATGAACGTCTTGTTCGCGTCGAAGCCGGACGCCAGCACCCCGGCGATGAAGAGGCCCGCCAGCGGCGTCTCCATCGTCGCCGGGTTGTGCGTGGGAATGCCGGTGTCGGGGTCTATCGGCGCGCGCACCTGTCGCAGCAGCCCGGTCTCCGGCATGTAGCCCAGCATCGTGAAGACGTGCTGCGCGGCCAGCCGCTCGCGCACACCATCACACTCGACCTCCACCCAGTCGGCGCCGATCTCCGTGACCCGGGCGTTGAACCGGGCCGCGATCGCGCCGTCCTTGATGCGCGCCTCGATGTCCGGGCGCACCCACGGCTTCACGTTCGCATCGAGTGCCGGGCCGAAGTGCACCAGCGTCACCCGCGCCCCCGCGCGATACAACTCGAGCGCCGCATCCACCGCCGAGTTGGCACCGCCGACCACCACCACGTCCTGGTCGTACGCCATGTGCCCCTCGAGGAACCGGTAGTGCACATGCGGCTGCCCCTCCCCCGGCACGTCGAGCCGGTTCGGCAGGCCGAAGTACCCCGTCGCGATCACCACCGCCTGCGACTCGGTCACGCGCCGCGCGCCGGACCGCCGCGACGACTCCGTGCGCCAGCGGCCATCACCAAGCTGCGTGAGTGCGTCCACCGTCTCGTACTGGCGCACCCGCACGCCGAAGTGCATCGCGACGGTGCGGTAGTACGCCAGCGCATCGCGGCGGGTGGGCTTGGGGCCGCTCACCGGGAACGGCACCCCGCCGATCGAGATCTTCTCGGCCGTCGAGAAGAACGTCATGTCGGTGGGATACGACGCGATCCCGCTCACGAGGCAGTCACGCTCGATGATCACGTTCGTGAGCCCGGCGCGGTGCATCGCGATCGCGGCCGCGAGCCCGCACGGGCCGGCACCGACGATCACCACGTCCACCGGCTCCGCCGCGGCGGTCATCACGCCACCACCGCATCCATGCCGATCATCTGGTCACGGCGCGTCCCGACGCTCACGTAGGTGATCCGCGTCTCACACAGCGCCTCGATGCGATCCAGGTAGGCCCGCGCCGCCGGTGGCAGGCCATCCAGCGAGCGCACGTCGGCGGTCGAGCACTTCCACCCCTCGAACCACTCGTACACCGGCTCGGCGTGCTCCAGCAGGCCCAGGTCCGCCGGGAACTCGGTGTGGACCTCGCCGTCGATGCGATAGCCCGTGCAGAGGGCGATCCGGTCCAGCGTGTCGAGCACGTCCAGCTTGGTCACGGCCAGGTCGGTGAGGCCGTTCACGCGCGCCGCGAATCGCACCACCACGGCGTCGAACCAGCCGCAGCGGCGCGGCCGCCCGGTGGTGGCGCCGAACTCGGTCCCCAGCGTGCGCATCTGCGTCTGCATCGGCTCGGCGAACTCGGTGGGCAACGGGCCGGCGCCGACACGCGTCGTGTACGCCTTCACCACGCCCAGGATCGCATGCAGCGCCGTCGGCGCGATGCCGACGCCGATCGCCGCACCGCCGGACGTGGTGTTGCTGCTGGTCACGTACGGGTAGGTGCCGTGGTCGATGTCGAGCATGGAGCCCTGCGCCCCCTCCAGCAGCACCGCCGCGCCGGACCGGAGCGCGCGATGCACGGCCAGCCCCACGTCGTCGGCCAGCGCGAGCAACCGCGGCGCGAGCGCCGCCAGCGCCGCGAGTGTCTCCTCGACGTCGGCACGCGTGTCACACTGCATCATCGCGAGCCGGCCGTTGGCATTCGCCACACCCGCTTCCACCAGCGTGCGCAGGCGCGCCGGGTTGCGAAGGTCCAGCACGCGCACGCCGCGGCGCGCCACCTTGTCCTCGTACGTGGGGCCGATGCCGCGCCCGGTGGTGCCGATCGCCTTGCTGGCGGTGCTGGCACCATCCATCAGCTTGTGGTACGGCATCACCAGGTGGGCGCGCTCGCTCACGTAGAGGCGACCCGTCACGTCGATGCCGTCGGCCACCAGCCCGTCGATCTCGCCGAAGAGCTTCTCCGGGTCGAGCACCACGCCGTTGCCGATGGCGCAGCGGACGCCCGGGTGCATGATGCCGCTCGGGATCTGGTGCAGGACGACCTTCCGGTCGCCGATGTGCACCGTGTGGCCGGCGTTGGCGCCCCCCTGGTACCGCACCACCCAGTCGGCGCGCTCGGCGAGGACGTCCACCAGCTTGCCCTTGCCCTCGTCGCCCCACTGGGCGCCCACCACCACCACCGTGCGTCGTGACGCGTCGAACATCGGTATCTCATCCCTGGCGCGCCTGGTCGGCAGCGCACAACTGGCTCGTGTGCCGGCGTGGATGGAGGGCCGTGGACACGGCATCACCGCACGCAAAACGCCACGCGCGTGGAGCGGCGCGTGGCGTTGGCGAAATGTACGGTGCCGCCGGGGACCTGCCACCCCTGCGGGTCGCTCAGCGGTCCGGCTTGTCCCGCAGCGCGATGAACGGGAAGGCGCAGGCCAGCGCCATGCCGAGGATCGGTGCGACCACCGGCCCCATGTTGTAGACCACGTCCATCAGCAGGGACGGCACCACGAGGTACACCTTCACGAAGGCGTACATCCCGGTCAGGATCGACTCGATCATCAGGCGGCTCCGGTTTCAGGGGCAGGCGACGGGCGTGACGGACCGCCCTCGGCAGGCAAACTAACCGGGTTGCAAGCCGTTCCCGAGCCCGCTCAGCGTCCCGCCGCCGCCACCAGCAGCCACCCCCCGATCACGCACCCGGCCACACTCTTCAGCGCCGTCGCCACCGCCCGGCCCACCAGCGCCCCGGTCGCCGCCCGGGTCGCCTTGCCGTGGTTCCGCTCCACGCTGTACTCACCGAGCATCGCCCCCGCGAACGCCCCGGCGAACGCCCCGATCACCGAGCCGACCACCGGCACCGGGATCCCGACGAACGCCCCCACCAGCCCGCCGAGGATCGCGCCCCACGACGCACGCCGCGACCCGCCGTACTTCCGCGTGTACTTCCCCGCCACCGAGAACTCGAGCCACTCGGCCCCCACGGCGATCAGCGTGACCAGCACCAGCGTCACCCACCCGATGGCTGGCGGCGTCACCAGGAAGTGATGCGCCGCGCCAGCGAGGATCATCAGCCAGATCCCCGGCAGGCCGAGCGGGATCATGAGCAGGCCGGCCACCACCGCGGCCAGGAGCACCAGGACGTCAGGAGTCATGCCCGAACTTACGCAGCGCGGGGCGCGCAGTTTCCGGACTGCCTGCCTCACGCCACACGTTCAGCGCGCGGGCGTCGCGGCCAGCAGCGCCCGCAGGCGCGCCCGCACCGGCGCCGTGTTCCAGTCGGCGGCGCCACGATGCCGCTCCACGATCCGGCCCGACCGGTCGATGATCCAGGTGGTCGGCACCATCTCGAACCCGTACACCGCCGGCGGTGGCGCCGCCTCCAGGTACACCGGCAGGCCCGGCGCACGCCGCCGCACGAACGCCTGCACCGGCGCGGCGCGCTGCGGCGCGATCATCGCGAAGGCCAGCCCGGAATCGGGAATCGCGCGCCGCAGCGCACGGAACGACGCCAGCTCGGCCACGCACGGCTCGCACCAGGTGGCCCAGCTGTTCACCACGATCACCCGCCCGCGCAGCCCCGCCAGCGACGCCGGCCGGCCATCCGGCGTGAGCAGCTGCCACGACAGCGCGCCGGACCCCGACTCGGCGGGCACCGCCTGCGCCCGGAGCCGCGACGGCACCGGCAGCAGGACGAGCAGCAGCACGCCCACCCGCGCGACACCGCGCACCTCAGCGGCCCGCCGTGTGCCGCACACCCACCAGCACGCGCCGCCCCTGCAGCGGCCCGAACACGCGCGCGGTGTCGAAGCGGTCACCGAACGGGTTGAACGGGTCGATGATCGCGTCACGCTGCACGTAGTCGAACAGGTTCTTCACCGCGATGTACAGGTCCGGCCCACCGCGTGCGCGGTGCGTGAACTGCAGGTGCTGTTCCGTGAACCACGGTGAGCGCGACGGCAACCCCTCGAAGCGCGGCAGCGCCGCCGGTCCCTGGGCACGACCGGTCCAGTCCACCGTCAGGCCAAGCCGGTCGATCCGGTACGCCACCGAGAACACCAGCTGCGCCCGCGGCGCGAACGGCAGCGGGCGCGTGCCGCCACTGTCACGCACGTACACGTCCTGCAGCGTCAGCCCCGCACTCACCGACAGGGGCTGGCGCAGCGTGGCATACGCCGCCGCCGCCGACATACCACGCGTCACCGCGCCGCCGCGCAGGTTACGGTAGATGATCAGGTCGGGATCGCTGTCGAAGTCACCGGTGATGCGGTTGCTGAAGCGCGTCGCGAACAGGTCGAGGTCGAGCGTGAGCGCATCCTCCACCCCGCCCACGTCCACGATCCGGTTCACGCCGAACGTCAGCGTCGCCGATCGTTCGGGCTGCAGCGCCTCGTCCACGCGCACCTCGCGCGCGCCGGTGAGCGCCGCATGGTCCTCGGTGAACAGGTTCACCACCCGGAAGCCGGTGGCAGCGTTCACGCGCACCGTGGTGTGCGGATCGGCCATCCACTTCAGCGCCAGTCGCGGTGAGGGAATCACGCCATGTGCACGGTGATGGTCCACGCGCAGCCCCCCCAGCAGCGTGACCGCCGTGCCCAGCGCCAGCTCGTCCTGCGCCAGCACGCCCGGGATCAGCCGCGTGTCGCGGGTGCGCTGCGCCAGCGTGCTGTCCGCATACGCCTGCTCGCGGAGCGTGGCGCCCAGCGTGAGCGCATGCCGGCCCACCTGCGGTGACCACACGCCCTGCGCGAAGAGCACGCGTTGCCGCGCGACGTACGGGGTGCTGCCGTAGTGGCTGTCCTGCCGGTGCAGCGTGGCCGAGACATCCAGCCGCAGCGCCCTGTCCGGCGCGCCGGGCCGCCAGGTGCCCAGCAGCTCCGCACGCCGCGTGCGGATGTACTCCCCGTACACCGTCGACGAGCCCCGGTCCGCCGTCGTCCACGCCTGCACGCCGCCGAAGCGATCCTCGCCGTACAGGCGCGCCATCAGCTCCAGCGGCCGGCTGGCCGGTGTGCCCAGCGCCCACTTGTTCATCACCGAGAGGCGCCGCACGATCGGCAGGTCGGTGAAGCCGTCGGCATTGCGGTCGATGAAGCGCGCATTGCGGCTGCCGCTGATGCTGAGCAGGCTGCCGATGCCGCCGACACGCCGCGCCGCCGCGACCGACACCGTCGCCTCGCCATCGCTGCTCATGAACGCGTTCAGCGCATGCCTCGGCGCCAGCCGTGCGTCCTTCGTGATCACGTTCACGACGCCGCCCATCGCCTCCGACCCGTACAGCGTGGAGCCCGGCCCGCGCACGATCTCGAGCTGCTCGATGAGGGCCGGATCGATGGAGTTCAAGCCATAGACCGAGGCGAGCGCGCCCATCATCGGGGCGCCGTCGATCAGCACCGCCGTGTACGGCCCCTCCATGCCGTTGATGCGGATGCTGTTCGTGAAGCAGACACCGCAATCCACCTGCTGGCTGAGCCCCGGCAGGAACGAGACGTTGTCCATCAGGTTCGCGCTCACGTTGCGCTGCAGGAACGCCGGCGTGACCAGCTCCACCTTCACCGGGGAGTCGCCGAGGTAGCGCTCCTGCATGGTGGCGGTGGTGACGACGGTGCCGAGGAGCGAGGCGGTGGCCGCGAGGTCCACGGCGAGCGTGTCGGCGGCGCCGATGGGCAGGCTGAGCGTCCGGCTGGCCGGCGTGTGCCCGAGCGCGCGCACGCGGACGGTGACGTGTCCCGCGCGGTCGGCGATCCGGAGCCGGAAGATCCCGGCGCTGTCGGAGCGCGTGGAGACGACCGTGCCCGGGACGTCGATCAGGGCGCCGGCAAGCGGCAGCCCGGCGCTGGTCACGCGGCCGGCCAGCACCTGGACGCCGGCCACGGGGACGGTGTCGCGGGTCGCGGACGCAGGGAGCTGTGCAGGGAGCTGTGCGGGCACCTGTGCGCGCAGCGGGCGCACGAGACCGGCCGCGGCGAGCATCACCGAGACCACCACGAGTGCGTCCGTCCGCCTTCCCCTGACACCGGTCATCAGAATCCTTGATTTCGTTGAAACGAAATTCAGGATACCGATCGGCTGTCAACTCCGCAATGGACCACGGTGACGGTCGAGGCTGCCGGACGCGCCAGGGGCGCCGGACCAGTGGCCCGGCGCCCCGATTCCCCTCCCGGCCGCGCCCGACCCCGTCAGGCCACGGTGTTCGCGAGGCTGTGGACGACGGCCGCGACCGCGGCGCGCGCCTCGTCACCCAGCGGCAGCAGCGGAGCGCGCGGGTGGCCGCCGACCATCCCCGCCGCATCCACGGCCGCCTTCAGCCCCGGCACCCCATGCACCGCCGCCACCTCCGCCGTCAGCCGCCGCAGCCCGGCCTGCGCCTCGGCCGCGTCCTCCGGGTGCCCCAGCCCCACCCCGTGCCACACGGCCAGCGCCAGCGTCGGCACGATGCTCGCCGCCGCCAGCACGGCACCGGCGCACCCCTCGCCCAGCGCCTGCGTCAGCGACGGCGCATGCCCCGTCATCACCGCGAACGTCGGCCCCTTCGCCCGCAGGTAGCCCGCGCGCCACTCGGCGTTCCCGCTCGAGTCCTTGATCCCGATGATGTTGTCGTGCCGCGCCAGCTCGCAGACCACGTCGGGATCCAGGTGGTAGTGCATGAAGGCCGGCACCGAGTACAGCACCACCGGCACCGGCGACGCATCCGCCACCGCGAGGTAGTGCGCCCGCTGCGCCGCCGGTGTCATCAGCGCGGTGAAGTAGTGCGGCGCCACCACCAGCACCGCGTCGGCGCCGACCGTTGCCGCGTGCTTCGCGCGGGCGATCGTGTGGCGCGTGCTCTCGGTGCCCACGCCCATCAGCAGGAACCGCGACGCCGGCACCTCGTCACGCACCGCCTGCAGCAGGCCGTCGCGCTCCGTCTGGTCCAGCAGCGCGGCCTCGCCGGTGGAGCCGGCCAGCAGCACCCCGTGCAGTCCCGCGTCCAGCAGCGCACGCACGTTGCGGCGTGCCGAATCGCGGTCGAGCGTGCCGTTCAGGTCGAACGGCGTCACCGCCGCCGCGAACACGCCACCGAGCACTGCGCGGGGATGTGCCATCAGTCCGTGAGTCCCATGCGCTCGTACACCTGGCGCATCGTGTCCTGCGCCGTGGCCCGGGCGCGCGTTGCGCCGTCCGCCAGCACGTCGGTGACGTACGACGGCGTGGCCCCGATCTCGGCTGCCCGGCGCCGGATCGGCACCAGCACCTCCTCCATGCCTTCGGCCAGCACCTTCTTGCACTCGATGCAGCCCCACTTCGCCCCGCGGCAGTTCTCGGCCACGACATCCTGCGTGCCCGCGTCGCTGAAGGCCTTGTGGAGCGAGTAGATGTTGCAGATCTCCGGCGTACCCGGGTCACTCTTGCGCTGGCGCGCCGGGTCGGTCATCGCCGGCCGCAGCTTGTCCCAGATCTGTTCGCGCGTCTCCAGCAGCCCGATGGTGTTGCCCAGCGACTTCGACATCTTCGCCTGCCCGTCCAGCCCCATCAGGCGGCGCACCGGCGTGAGCAGCGCCTGCGGCTCGGGGAAGTAGGGCACGTCCGGGGCGAAGCGCGCGTTCCACCGCCGTGCGACCTCCCGGCTCAGCTCCAGGTGCTGGACCTGGTCCTCGCCCACCGGGACCCGCGTGGCGTGGTAGAGCAGGATGTCCGCCGCCTGCAGCACCGGGTACGTGAGCAGGCCGGTGACCACGCTTTCCTGCCGCGCCGACTTGTCCTTGTACTGCGTCTGCCGCTCCAGCTCACCCAGCGGGGTCACCGTGTTGAAGATCCAGGCCAGTTCCGCGTGCTGCGGCACCGCACTCTGGAAGAACAGCGTGCACCGCTCGGGGTCCAGCCCGGAGGCCAGCAGCGAGACCGCCATCTCGTGGCGGCGGCGCCGCAGGTCGGCAGGCTCGTAGTTTCCGGTGAGCGCATGGAGGTCCACGACGCAGAACCAGGTCGCGTCGCGCCCCTCCTGCAGGCGGACCCAGTTCTGCACGGCTCCCAGGTAGTTGCCGATGTGCAGCTCGCCCGAGGGCTGGATGCCGCTGAAGATTCGAGACATTCCGCCAAACTAACACCCCACGACGATGCACAGCGAACGACGGCCGCAGCCGGCCGGCCCCCTCGAGAGCGACCTGGCGCTGATGCACGAGATCGAGCGCGTCGCGCGGGACGCGGCGGCCTTCATCCGCAGCCACGATCCGCAGCACGCCGCCCTCGCCTGGGACATCAAGGGCGAGAGTGACTTCGTGAGCATCGTGGACCGCGGCACCGAGGCCCTCATCCGCGACGCGCTGGTGCCACCGGGCCGCGCCGCCACGTTCATCGGGGAGGAGAGCGCACCGGAGACACTCGTGGCCGACGGGCTGACCTTCATCGTGGACCCGCTCGACGGCACCACCAACTACCTCCACGGCTTCCCGGCGTACGCGGTCTCGATCGCCGCCATGGTCGACGGACAGGGGGCCGCCGCCTGCGTCCTCGACGTGCCGCGCAACGAGTGCTACACCGCGGTGCGCCACGGCGGCGCCTTCCGCGACGGCGTGCCCATCCACGTCAGCCGCATCACCAACCCCGCCCTCTCACTGATCGCCACGGGGGTGCCCTTCCGGAAGGCCGAGCAGATCGAGCGGTACCTGCAGCAGCTCCCGAAGGTGCTCGCCACCACCAGCGGCATCCGGCGCGCCGGCGCCGCCGCGATCGACCTCGCCCACGTGGCCTGCGGCCGGGTGGACGCGTTCTGGGAGCTGCGCCTGGCCCCGTGGGACGTGGCGGCCGGCCTGTTGCTCGTGCGTGAGGCGGGTGGCATCGTCACGGGGTTCGACGGCGTGGACTCGGTGCCGGCCTTCAGCGGCTACGTGGCCGGCAACCCGGCCATGCACCGCTGGCTCCTCGAGACGGTGGGCTGAGCGCATGGCGATACCGCTGGTGGAGTGCGTGCCGAACTTCTCCGAGGGGCGCGATCCGGCCGTGATCGACGCCATCGCCGCCGCGATCACCGCCGCCGGCGGCCGGGTGCTGGACCACTCGCTGGATCCCTGGCACCACCGCGCCGTGATCACCTTCGTGGCCGGTGTCGACGTGGCAGTGGCGGCGGCATTCGCGGCGATCCGCACCGCGCGCGACCGCATCGACCTCCGCCAGCACGCCGGCGTGCACCCGCGCATCGGGGCCGCCGACGTGGTGCCGTTCATCCCGCTGTCCGGCGCCACCATGGACGACTGTGTGCGCATCGCGCGCACCCTCGCCGATCGCGTCGGCACCGAGCTGCAGCTGCCGGCCTACCTCTACGACCGCGCCGCCCAGCGCGCGGCGTACCGCAACCTCGCCGACGTGCGCGCCGGCGGCACCGCCGCGCTCGAGGCGACCATCGGATCCACACGTCCACCGGACGCCGGTCCCGCCGCCCTGCACCCCACCGCCGGCGCCGTCGCCATCGGGGCCCGCGACTTCCTCGGCGCGTTCAACGTGTACGTCGGGCACGCCGCCCACCTCCCGCAGGCGAAGGCGATCGCCCGCGAGCTTCGCGCCGCCGGCGGCGGCCTGCCCGGCGTGAAGGCGCTCGGCTTGGTGGTGGACGGCCAGGCGCAGGTCTCGATGAACGTCACCGACCTCGCCGCCGTGTCGCTGCACGAGGCCTTCGACGCCGTCGCCCGCGCCGCGGCCGCGCGCGGCATCACCGCCACCCACAGCGAGATCATCGGGCTCGTGCCGCAGCACGAGATCGAGCGCGCGTTCACCGATCGCATCCGCCTGCGCGATGCGCGTGACACGGTGTCGCTGGACCTGCGCATCCACGCCACCCGTGACGTGACCGACCTCTCCGCCACCGCCGATGCCATCGCCGCGCTCGACGCGAGCGAGGCCAGCGGCACGGCCGCGGCGCTCTCGGCGATCCTCGCTGCCGCGACGGTGCGCCTGGCGGCCGGCGTGCATGCCGCCCGACGCGACAGCGAGGCGGCCACCGGCATGGCACGCGCGGTGGATGGCGCACGCACCATCGAGCGCCACCTGCACGCCGCCGCACGGGATGACGCCGCCGCCTGGCAGGGCGTGGTGCGCGCACGGCGCGCGCTGGCCGCCGACCCGCACGCCATGGGAGACCGGCACCGTGCAATAGACGCCGCGCTGCTGGGCGCGAGTGACGTGCCGCTGCGCATTGCGCGCCTCGCCTCCGACACGCTCGCGCTGGCCCTCGAGACGGCCACCGCCGGTGACGCCGTCACCGCCCCGGATGCGTGGGCCGGCGCCTGCATGGCGCATGCGGCGGTGCATGCAGCCCTCGGGCTCCTGCGCGGGAACCTCGCGATGCTCCGCGACCAGGCGCTGTCACATGCCGCACATGCCGAGTCGCGACGGCAGTCACACCGCGCCGACACGCTCCTGGGCGAGGTCCGCACGGCGGTGGGGCACGTCGCGGGACCCGGCTGAGCGCCCTACCGCGCTGCCGCCCGCTCCACCTGCCGCGCGCTCTCGATCACCCCGCGGACCTGCCGCAACCGGTCCTCGCGTCGCGTGATGAGCTGCATGAACAGGAACTGCCCGCCCATCGGTGGCACCCACGCCACGTCCACCCGGTAGAGCCGCGGCGCCTCCCGGAGCAGCGTGGCCTGCACCTTCACCGGCATCCCGCCCACCTCCACCTCGCACGACGCCGCGTTCATGGGGAGCACCGACGGGAAGGTCCAGCTCCCCCCCTTCCACACGTGCATCTCCTCACCGGTGCGCAGCAGGTCGAAGTCGATCTCGTTGATCGACTTGAATTGCGGGATCCAGCGCTCGGGCACCGTGAACGCGAGGTTGTCGAACGGGATCTGCCGCACCGGACCGGCGATGGCCGCATTGGCCGCGTTGCACGGCTGGTCGATCTCGCGCAATGTGCCGCTGGTCCGCGCCGGTGCGGCGGTCAGCGCCCCGTTGCCGACGCTGGTGCGTGCACACCCGAGCATGGTCACCGCGCCCAGGGTCAGCGCAGCAAGGGCAGTCCGTGTCATCGTGCCTCCGTTCTCGCAGGGTCAGGAACCGCCACCATCGCGCAGGTCATTGCCACGCACACTGTCCGCCGGGAATCGCACCGCCTCGACGATCGCCCGCATCTGCCGCAGGTGATCCACGTAGCGGGTCTGGAGCTGCATGTAGAAGCGCTGCCCGTCGATCGGCGGCTCCCATTCCACGTCCACCCGGTACTGCAGGCCAGCCACGCGCGATGCCTGGATCCGGATCGCGGTGTCGCCGCGCGTGATGGTGCAGCGCACCGAGTTCTGGGCCGGCACCGCGGGGAACACGAAGCGCGCCCCACGCCAGACATTGAGCTCGGCGTCGATGCGCGTCAACTGGAGCTCATTCGGCGTGCGCTCCCGGCTGGTCCAGCCCTTCGGGACGGCCAGCACCGCGGGGGCGAGCACGAACCGGTCCACGGGCCCGGTCATGGTGCCGTTCACCGGGTTGCAGGCCTCGTCCAGCGGCGTGCCGAACGGTGCCGGCACATACTGGCGCAGGCACCCGCTCGCACCGGCCACGCACGCCAGGCACAAGAGGGCGAAGGCACGGTGTGACATGATCGCTCCCGGTACCGGTGAGACAGGGCTGCCGCGCCCGCACGCCCCCGTGTAACCCAGGCGCCGCGGCACAGGTTCCGCCGCACCGCACCGGCTACGAATCGATGTTCGTCAGGATGCGTGGGCCGTTGGCCGTCACGGCCACGGTGTGCTCGAAGTGGGCCGAGTACTTGTTGTCGGCGGCCACCATCGTCCACTTGTCGCTCAGCGTGCGGATCGCGGCGGTGCCGATGTTCACCATCGGCTCGATCGCGAGCGTCATCCCCGCCATGAGCTTGGTGCCGCGCTTCGGCTTGCCGTAGTTCGGCACCTGCAGCTCCTCGTGCGGCACGAAGCCGACGCCGTGCCCCACCAGCTCGCGGACCACGGCGAAGCCTGCGGCCTCGACCAGCGTCTGGCAGGCATGGCCGATGTCACCGATGTGGTTGCCCAGCACCGTCGCGTCGATGGCGGCCTGCAGCGAAGCCTTTGTCACGTCCAGCAGGCGCTGGTGGAGCTCACTGATCTGGCCCACCGGATGTGACTGCGCGGCGTCGGTGAACATTCCTTCGTACTTCACGCCGATATCGACGGAGAGGATGTCACCCTCCTTGAGCACGCGCCTGGGTGACGGGATGCCGTGCACGATCTCCTCGTTGATGCTGAGGCAGACCGAGCCGGGGAAGCCGTACAGCCCCTTGAACGCCGGGGTGGCACCGTCGTGGCTGCGGATGAACTCCTCCGCGATGGTGTCGAGCTGCGCCGTGGTGACACCTGGACGGATCGCCGCGCGCACGACGTCGTGCGTGGCGGCGAGGATCCGTCCGCCGCGCGCCA
This is a stretch of genomic DNA from Gemmatimonadaceae bacterium. It encodes these proteins:
- a CDS encoding adenylosuccinate synthase translates to MFDASRRTVVVVGAQWGDEGKGKLVDVLAERADWVVRYQGGANAGHTVHIGDRKVVLHQIPSGIMHPGVRCAIGNGVVLDPEKLFGEIDGLVADGIDVTGRLYVSERAHLVMPYHKLMDGASTASKAIGTTGRGIGPTYEDKVARRGVRVLDLRNPARLRTLVEAGVANANGRLAMMQCDTRADVEETLAALAALAPRLLALADDVGLAVHRALRSGAAVLLEGAQGSMLDIDHGTYPYVTSSNTTSGGAAIGVGIAPTALHAILGVVKAYTTRVGAGPLPTEFAEPMQTQMRTLGTEFGATTGRPRRCGWFDAVVVRFAARVNGLTDLAVTKLDVLDTLDRIALCTGYRIDGEVHTEFPADLGLLEHAEPVYEWFEGWKCSTADVRSLDGLPPAARAYLDRIEALCETRITYVSVGTRRDQMIGMDAVVA
- a CDS encoding TlpA family protein disulfide reductase, whose amino-acid sequence is MLLLVLLPVPSRLRAQAVPAESGSGALSWQLLTPDGRPASLAGLRGRVIVVNSWATWCEPCVAELASFRALRRAIPDSGLAFAMIAPQRAAPVQAFVRRRAPGLPVYLEAAPPPAVYGFEMVPTTWIIDRSGRIVERHRGAADWNTAPVRARLRALLAATPAR
- a CDS encoding DUF456 domain-containing protein yields the protein MTPDVLVLLAAVVAGLLMIPLGLPGIWLMILAGAAHHFLVTPPAIGWVTLVLVTLIAVGAEWLEFSVAGKYTRKYGGSRRASWGAILGGLVGAFVGIPVPVVGSVIGAFAGAFAGAMLGEYSVERNHGKATRAATGALVGRAVATALKSVAGCVIGGWLLVAAAGR
- a CDS encoding TonB-dependent receptor, which gives rise to MTGVRGRRTDALVVVSVMLAAAGLVRPLRAQVPAQLPAQLPASATRDTVPVAGVQVLAGRVTSAGLPLAGALIDVPGTVVSTRSDSAGIFRLRIADRAGHVTVRVRALGHTPASRTLSLPIGAADTLAVDLAATASLLGTVVTTATMQERYLGDSPVKVELVTPAFLQRNVSANLMDNVSFLPGLSQQVDCGVCFTNSIRINGMEGPYTAVLIDGAPMMGALASVYGLNSIDPALIEQLEIVRGPGSTLYGSEAMGGVVNVITKDARLAPRHALNAFMSSDGEATVSVAAARRVGGIGSLLSISGSRNARFIDRNADGFTDLPIVRRLSVMNKWALGTPASRPLELMARLYGEDRFGGVQAWTTADRGSSTVYGEYIRTRRAELLGTWRPGAPDRALRLDVSATLHRQDSHYGSTPYVARQRVLFAQGVWSPQVGRHALTLGATLREQAYADSTLAQRTRDTRLIPGVLAQDELALGTAVTLLGGLRVDHHRAHGVIPSPRLALKWMADPHTTVRVNAATGFRVVNLFTEDHAALTGAREVRVDEALQPERSATLTFGVNRIVDVGGVEDALTLDLDLFATRFSNRITGDFDSDPDLIIYRNLRGGAVTRGMSAAAAYATLRQPLSVSAGLTLQDVYVRDSGGTRPLPFAPRAQLVFSVAYRIDRLGLTVDWTGRAQGPAALPRFEGLPSRSPWFTEQHLQFTHRARGGPDLYIAVKNLFDYVQRDAIIDPFNPFGDRFDTARVFGPLQGRRVLVGVRHTAGR
- a CDS encoding YpdA family putative bacillithiol disulfide reductase, with product MTAAAEPVDVVIVGAGPCGLAAAIAMHRAGLTNVIIERDCLVSGIASYPTDMTFFSTAEKISIGGVPFPVSGPKPTRRDALAYYRTVAMHFGVRVRQYETVDALTQLGDGRWRTESSRRSGARRVTESQAVVIATGYFGLPNRLDVPGEGQPHVHYRFLEGHMAYDQDVVVVGGANSAVDAALELYRAGARVTLVHFGPALDANVKPWVRPDIEARIKDGAIAARFNARVTEIGADWVEVECDGVRERLAAQHVFTMLGYMPETGLLRQVRAPIDPDTGIPTHNPATMETPLAGLFIAGVLASGFDANKTFIENGRFHGDLITARILEHRQQVVGA
- a CDS encoding MBL fold metallo-hydrolase, with amino-acid sequence MPEPGGRHGTSRRGFLGSCAAHLALAACAPAAARAMWIGRARHVTVAAEPWGRLEQVAPGTWALVSDPLSGDRTTLANGGIIAGRNGVMVVEGLFTSQGARWLSSQARQLTGRWPTHVVLTHYHSDHANGVDGHIATGFPTRVCTTAATRAQVLAKNLPAVESRTAALRDALILAPDAATDIDLGQRRVRIVPRAGHTTSDVSIELDDPSVVFTGDLVWNGMIPNFVDALPTELTRQVRALRRDRRTTYVPGHGPVADSAAIDRYLAVLGEIEVAARAAFRAGTAPADAGRAFRLSPSLGEWALFGPTFHERAFAAWARELGGAR